From a single Phalacrocorax aristotelis chromosome 1, bGulAri2.1, whole genome shotgun sequence genomic region:
- the SERHL2 gene encoding serine hydrolase-like protein 2 isoform X3, with translation MFSELKFPVPWGHVAAKAWGPLEGHPVLCLHGWLDNANTFDKLIPLLPRDCYYVAMDFSGHGLSSHRPAGSPYHFLDYVSDVRRVVAALQWRRFTLMGHSMGGAVAGMDTDAWLKSKRMVIDRLLSLEAKQQTPKARSPKAALQRLLEANTHLTAEGGAILLQRGATETPAGLVYNRDMRVHTQNRESFTVEQCVKLLLKIQDRVLIIVAQDGLLVLHKLDSRNYFVKALREAFESTLKEHIQLVEVPGSHFVHLNKPEVVSGFISDFLTAQNARARL, from the exons ATGTTCTCAGAGTTGAAGTTCCCTGTGCCCTGGGGTCACGTGGCAGCCAAGGCCTGGGGACCTTTGGAGGGACACCCTGTGCTGTGCTTGCATGGCTGGCTGGACAATGCCAACACCTTTGACAAGCTCATTCCACTGCTCCCCAGAG atTGCTATTATGTGGCAATGGATTTTTCTGGCCACGGTTTGTCATCCCACCGACCTGCAGGCTCCCCCTACCATTTTCTGGATTATGTGAGCGATGTGCGCCGGGTGGTAGCAG CCTTGCAGTGGAGACGGTTCACCCTGATGGGTCACAGTATGG GTGGGGCTGTGGCAGGAATG GACACTGATGCATGGCTGAAATCAAAACGGATGGTGATTGACAGATTACTGAGCCTAGAGGCAAAGCAACAAACTCCCAAAGCACGGAGCCCCAAAGCAGCATTGCAGAG GCTCTTGGAAGCAAACACACATCTGACAGCAGAGGGTGGGGCAATCCTACTGCAGCGAGGAGCGACTGAGACACCCGCTG gGCTGGTGTATAACAGAGACATGAGAGTCCATACG CAGAATCGAGAGTCCTTCACAGTGGAGCAGTGTGTGAAGCTCCTGCTGAAGATTCAGGACCGTGTTCTCATCATTGT agCACAAGATGGACTCTTGGTACTGCACAAGCTAGACAGCAGAAATTACTTTGTGAAAGCCCTACGGGAGGCGTTCGAGTCTACCCTCAAAGAG cacaTCCAGCTAGTAGAGGTGCCTGGGAGTCATTTTGTGCACCTGAACAAGCCTGAGGTGGTGTCTGGGTTCATCAGCGACTTCCTGACAGCACAGAATGCCAGAGCCAGGCTCTAG
- the POLDIP3 gene encoding polymerase delta-interacting protein 3 isoform X3, protein MSGSRSLRLIVGPRDKMADLSLDELIRKRGVTVKGRLNTRPVFGGVRSRIGIQQNLLNRSSSAVSFQRTFDARQKIGLTDARHKLGVKDAREKLVQKDARFKIKGKVQDAREMLNSRKQQSVAAEKVTKVVDAREKISLKRSAPAAISPTMGTVNPAMKITKTIQGLYDMEDDDESVSPLTSKQMKITTTNSFLHNATGLSGNKFSLSKTVPLTKVVQNDTYTAPPAPPSPMRTKALTNMSRTLVTKEEPPKEPPPVELAFSPLEGTKMTVNNLHPRVTEEDIVELFCVCGALKRARLVHPGVAEVVFVKKEDAITAYKKYNNRCLDGQPMKCNLHMNGNVITSDQPILLRLSDTPSVKKEGEPRRSSASAASNPPAEVDPDTILKALFKSSGVSASVQPTEFKIKL, encoded by the exons ATGTCCGGGTCTCGCTCGTTGCGTCTTATCGTTGGGCCCCGCGACAAGATGGCGGACCTGTCTCTGGACGAGCTCATACGGAAGCGCGGTGTGACGGTGAAAGGGAG gCTTAACACAAGGCCAGTGTTTGGAGGTGTAAGATCTCGCATTGGGATCCAGCAAAATCTTCTAAATAGATCATCATCAGCTGTCAGCTTCCAGCGGACATTTGATGCCCGGCAGAAGATAGGACTCACTGATGCCCGACACAAACTTGGGGTTAAAGATGCCCGTGAAAAACTGGTTCAAAAGGACGCTCGGTTCAAAATCAAAGGGAAGGTGCAGGATGCTCGAGAGATGTTGAATTCCCGTAAACAGCAAAGTGTTGCAGCTGAAAAGGTGACCAAAGTGGTGGATGCCAGAGAGAAGATCAGCTTAAAGAGGAGCGCTCCAGCTGCTATCAGCCCAACTATGGGGACAGTAAATCCAGCCATGAAAATCACCAAAACTATCCAA GGTCTGTATGACATGGAAGATGATGATGAAAGTGTCTCTCCCCTTACTAGCAAACAGATGAAAATCACCACCACAAACAGTTTCCTGCACAACGCG ACTGGGCTGAGTGGCAATAAATTCTCTCTGTCCAAGACTGTTCCCCTGACTAAAGTGGTCCAGAATGATACATACACAGCTCCACCTGCACCTCCATCTCCTATGCGGACGAAGGCCTTGACAAACATGTCCCGGACCTTAGTGACAAAAGAGGAGCCTCCAAAAGAACCACCACCTGTTGAG CTGGCATTCAGTCCTTTGGAAGGCACAAAGATGACCGTAAACAATCTGCATCCTCGAGTCACAGAGGAAGACATTGTT GAGTTATTCTGTGTGTGTGGCGCTCTGAAGCGAGCTCGGCTGGTGCACCCTGGAGTGGCTGAGGTAGTATTTGTGAAGAAGGAAGACGCTATCACAGCATATAAGAAATACAACAACAGGTGCTTAGACG GTCAACCAATGAAATGCAATCTTCATATGAATGGGAATGTCATCACCTCAGACCAGCCTATATTGCT CCGATTGAGTGATAccccttcagtgaagaaggaaggggagccACGCCGGTCAAGTGCAAGCGCTGCCTCAAATCCCCCAGCTGAGGTGGACCCTGACACTATCTTGAAGGCACTCTTCAAATCCTCAGGGGTCTCTGCCTCTGTGCAGCCCACAGAATTCAAAATTAAACTCTGA
- the SERHL2 gene encoding serine hydrolase-like protein 2 isoform X1 — protein MFSELKFPVPWGHVAAKAWGPLEGHPVLCLHGWLDNANTFDKLIPLLPRDCYYVAMDFSGHGLSSHRPAGSPYHFLDYVSDVRRVVAALQWRRFTLMGHSMGGAVAGMFCFLYPEMVDKLILLESLGFLLAPEDTDAWLKSKRMVIDRLLSLEAKQQTPKARSPKAALQRLLEANTHLTAEGGAILLQRGATETPAGLVYNRDMRVHTQNRESFTVEQCVKLLLKIQDRVLIIVAQDGLLVLHKLDSRNYFVKALREAFESTLKEHIQLVEVPGSHFVHLNKPEVVSGFISDFLTAQNARARL, from the exons ATGTTCTCAGAGTTGAAGTTCCCTGTGCCCTGGGGTCACGTGGCAGCCAAGGCCTGGGGACCTTTGGAGGGACACCCTGTGCTGTGCTTGCATGGCTGGCTGGACAATGCCAACACCTTTGACAAGCTCATTCCACTGCTCCCCAGAG atTGCTATTATGTGGCAATGGATTTTTCTGGCCACGGTTTGTCATCCCACCGACCTGCAGGCTCCCCCTACCATTTTCTGGATTATGTGAGCGATGTGCGCCGGGTGGTAGCAG CCTTGCAGTGGAGACGGTTCACCCTGATGGGTCACAGTATGG GTGGGGCTGTGGCAGGAATG tTCTGTTTCCTTTATCCTGAGATGGTGGACAAGCTGATCCTGCTGGAAAGTCTTGGCTTTCTGCTAGCTCCAGAG GACACTGATGCATGGCTGAAATCAAAACGGATGGTGATTGACAGATTACTGAGCCTAGAGGCAAAGCAACAAACTCCCAAAGCACGGAGCCCCAAAGCAGCATTGCAGAG GCTCTTGGAAGCAAACACACATCTGACAGCAGAGGGTGGGGCAATCCTACTGCAGCGAGGAGCGACTGAGACACCCGCTG gGCTGGTGTATAACAGAGACATGAGAGTCCATACG CAGAATCGAGAGTCCTTCACAGTGGAGCAGTGTGTGAAGCTCCTGCTGAAGATTCAGGACCGTGTTCTCATCATTGT agCACAAGATGGACTCTTGGTACTGCACAAGCTAGACAGCAGAAATTACTTTGTGAAAGCCCTACGGGAGGCGTTCGAGTCTACCCTCAAAGAG cacaTCCAGCTAGTAGAGGTGCCTGGGAGTCATTTTGTGCACCTGAACAAGCCTGAGGTGGTGTCTGGGTTCATCAGCGACTTCCTGACAGCACAGAATGCCAGAGCCAGGCTCTAG
- the RRP7A gene encoding ribosomal RNA-processing protein 7 homolog A, whose translation MAAAEERVVGAAPAGYTALAVKFGERQRSPHCLLVKEHQVREGAGTTHPPRRTLFVLNVPPYCSPDSLSRLFARCGHVQSVDLCEKPGPGEKKEKLTSKFFNRKPVTGFQVAYIVFRKPAAVQAAKALSREGPLLISTESHPVKTGISKWIANYAASVVDQEELKAEVDTYMQDYDKKIAEEEAKAAQEEGVPDEEGWVKVTRKGRKPGLPRTEAANLRVLAREKQKRARKELLNFYAWQHRETKREHIAQLRKKFEEDKQRIALMRAQRKFRPY comes from the exons ATGGCGGCCGCCGAGGAGCGTGTGGTCGGAGCGGCACCGGCGGGCTACACGG CTCTGGCGGTGAAGTTCGGAGAGCGGCAGCGCTCGCCCCACTGTCTTTTGGTGAAGGAGCACCAGGTGCGGGAAGGGGCCGGCACCACGCACCCGCCTCGCCGCACACTCTTCGTCCTCAACGTCCCGCCGTACTGCAGCCCg GACTCTCTGTCTAGGCTGTTCGCCCGCTGCGGCCATGTCCAGTCTGTGGACCTCTGTGAGAAGCCAGggccaggagagaaaaaagaaaaacttacgTCCAAATTCTTCAACCGCAAACCTGTAACG ggATTTCAAGTAGCATACATAGTGTTCAGGAAACCAGCTGCTGTCCAGGCAGCCAAGGCCCTGTCGCGGGAAGGTCCCTTGCTGATATCCACAGAGAGTCACCCTGTGAAAACCGGCATTAGCA AGTGGATTGCCAACTATGCAGCCTCAGTCGTGGATCAGGAGGAGCTGAAGGCTGAGGTGGACACCTACATGCAAGACTATGACAAAAAGATAGCAGAG GAAGAAGCCAAAGCAGCCCAGGAGGAGGGCGTTCCAGATGAGGAGGGCTGGGTGAAGGTAACACGGAAAGGCCGGAAGCCCGGCCTGCCCCGGACAGAGGCTGCCAACCTGCGGGTGCTGGcgagggaaaagcagaaaagggcCCGCAAAGAGCTGCTCAACTTCTATGCCTGGCAGCATCGTGAGACAAAGAGAGAGC ATATCGCCCAGTTGAGAAAGAAATTTGAGGAGGACAAGCAGAGAATCGCACTGATGCGAGCCCAGCGCAAGTTTCGGCCATACTAA
- the POLDIP3 gene encoding polymerase delta-interacting protein 3 isoform X2, whose amino-acid sequence MSGSRSLRLIVGPRDKMADLSLDELIRKRGVTVKGRLNTRPVFGGVRSRIGIQQNLLNRSSSAVSFQRTFDARQKIGLTDARHKLGVKDAREKLVQKDARFKIKGKVQDAREMLNSRKQQSVAAEKVTKVVDAREKISLKRSAPAAISPTMGTVNPAMKITKTIQKAPVPGHSHPAGMRINVVNNHTHKQGLYDMEDDDESVSPLTSKQMKITTTNSFLHNATGLSGNKFSLSKTVPLTKVVQNDTYTAPPAPPSPMRTKALTNMSRTLVTKEEPPKEPPPVELAFSPLEGTKMTVNNLHPRVTEEDIVELFCVCGALKRARLVHPGVAEVVFVKKEDAITAYKKYNNRCLDGQPMKCNLHMNGNVITSDQPILLRLSDTPSVKKEGEPRRSSASAASNPPAEVDPDTILKALFKSSGVSASVQPTEFKIKL is encoded by the exons ATGTCCGGGTCTCGCTCGTTGCGTCTTATCGTTGGGCCCCGCGACAAGATGGCGGACCTGTCTCTGGACGAGCTCATACGGAAGCGCGGTGTGACGGTGAAAGGGAG gCTTAACACAAGGCCAGTGTTTGGAGGTGTAAGATCTCGCATTGGGATCCAGCAAAATCTTCTAAATAGATCATCATCAGCTGTCAGCTTCCAGCGGACATTTGATGCCCGGCAGAAGATAGGACTCACTGATGCCCGACACAAACTTGGGGTTAAAGATGCCCGTGAAAAACTGGTTCAAAAGGACGCTCGGTTCAAAATCAAAGGGAAGGTGCAGGATGCTCGAGAGATGTTGAATTCCCGTAAACAGCAAAGTGTTGCAGCTGAAAAGGTGACCAAAGTGGTGGATGCCAGAGAGAAGATCAGCTTAAAGAGGAGCGCTCCAGCTGCTATCAGCCCAACTATGGGGACAGTAAATCCAGCCATGAAAATCACCAAAACTATCCAA AAAGCTCCAGTTCCTGGACACTCTCATCCAGCAGGCATGAGGATCAATGTGGTGAACAACCATACACACAAACAG GGTCTGTATGACATGGAAGATGATGATGAAAGTGTCTCTCCCCTTACTAGCAAACAGATGAAAATCACCACCACAAACAGTTTCCTGCACAACGCG ACTGGGCTGAGTGGCAATAAATTCTCTCTGTCCAAGACTGTTCCCCTGACTAAAGTGGTCCAGAATGATACATACACAGCTCCACCTGCACCTCCATCTCCTATGCGGACGAAGGCCTTGACAAACATGTCCCGGACCTTAGTGACAAAAGAGGAGCCTCCAAAAGAACCACCACCTGTTGAG CTGGCATTCAGTCCTTTGGAAGGCACAAAGATGACCGTAAACAATCTGCATCCTCGAGTCACAGAGGAAGACATTGTT GAGTTATTCTGTGTGTGTGGCGCTCTGAAGCGAGCTCGGCTGGTGCACCCTGGAGTGGCTGAGGTAGTATTTGTGAAGAAGGAAGACGCTATCACAGCATATAAGAAATACAACAACAGGTGCTTAGACG GTCAACCAATGAAATGCAATCTTCATATGAATGGGAATGTCATCACCTCAGACCAGCCTATATTGCT CCGATTGAGTGATAccccttcagtgaagaaggaaggggagccACGCCGGTCAAGTGCAAGCGCTGCCTCAAATCCCCCAGCTGAGGTGGACCCTGACACTATCTTGAAGGCACTCTTCAAATCCTCAGGGGTCTCTGCCTCTGTGCAGCCCACAGAATTCAAAATTAAACTCTGA
- the SERHL2 gene encoding serine hydrolase-like protein 2 isoform X2, translating into MFSELKFPVPWGHVAAKAWGPLEGHPVLCLHGWLDNANTFDKLIPLLPRDCYYVAMDFSGHGLSSHRPAGSPYHFLDYVSDVRRVVAALQWRRFTLMGHSMGGAVAGMFCFLYPEMVDKLILLESLGFLLAPEDTDAWLKSKRMVIDRLLSLEAKQQTPKARSPKAALQRLLEANTHLTAEGGAILLQRGATETPAGLVYNRDMRVHTNRESFTVEQCVKLLLKIQDRVLIIVAQDGLLVLHKLDSRNYFVKALREAFESTLKEHIQLVEVPGSHFVHLNKPEVVSGFISDFLTAQNARARL; encoded by the exons ATGTTCTCAGAGTTGAAGTTCCCTGTGCCCTGGGGTCACGTGGCAGCCAAGGCCTGGGGACCTTTGGAGGGACACCCTGTGCTGTGCTTGCATGGCTGGCTGGACAATGCCAACACCTTTGACAAGCTCATTCCACTGCTCCCCAGAG atTGCTATTATGTGGCAATGGATTTTTCTGGCCACGGTTTGTCATCCCACCGACCTGCAGGCTCCCCCTACCATTTTCTGGATTATGTGAGCGATGTGCGCCGGGTGGTAGCAG CCTTGCAGTGGAGACGGTTCACCCTGATGGGTCACAGTATGG GTGGGGCTGTGGCAGGAATG tTCTGTTTCCTTTATCCTGAGATGGTGGACAAGCTGATCCTGCTGGAAAGTCTTGGCTTTCTGCTAGCTCCAGAG GACACTGATGCATGGCTGAAATCAAAACGGATGGTGATTGACAGATTACTGAGCCTAGAGGCAAAGCAACAAACTCCCAAAGCACGGAGCCCCAAAGCAGCATTGCAGAG GCTCTTGGAAGCAAACACACATCTGACAGCAGAGGGTGGGGCAATCCTACTGCAGCGAGGAGCGACTGAGACACCCGCTG gGCTGGTGTATAACAGAGACATGAGAGTCCATACG AATCGAGAGTCCTTCACAGTGGAGCAGTGTGTGAAGCTCCTGCTGAAGATTCAGGACCGTGTTCTCATCATTGT agCACAAGATGGACTCTTGGTACTGCACAAGCTAGACAGCAGAAATTACTTTGTGAAAGCCCTACGGGAGGCGTTCGAGTCTACCCTCAAAGAG cacaTCCAGCTAGTAGAGGTGCCTGGGAGTCATTTTGTGCACCTGAACAAGCCTGAGGTGGTGTCTGGGTTCATCAGCGACTTCCTGACAGCACAGAATGCCAGAGCCAGGCTCTAG
- the POLDIP3 gene encoding polymerase delta-interacting protein 3 isoform X1, with protein sequence MSGSRSLRLIVGPRDKMADLSLDELIRKRGVTVKGRLNTRPVFGGVRSRIGIQQNLLNRSSSAVSFQRTFDARQKIGLTDARHKLGVKDAREKLVQKDARFKIKGKVQDAREMLNSRKQQSVAAEKVTKVVDAREKISLKRSAPAAISPTMGTVNPAMKITKTIQQKAPVPGHSHPAGMRINVVNNHTHKQGLYDMEDDDESVSPLTSKQMKITTTNSFLHNATGLSGNKFSLSKTVPLTKVVQNDTYTAPPAPPSPMRTKALTNMSRTLVTKEEPPKEPPPVELAFSPLEGTKMTVNNLHPRVTEEDIVELFCVCGALKRARLVHPGVAEVVFVKKEDAITAYKKYNNRCLDGQPMKCNLHMNGNVITSDQPILLRLSDTPSVKKEGEPRRSSASAASNPPAEVDPDTILKALFKSSGVSASVQPTEFKIKL encoded by the exons ATGTCCGGGTCTCGCTCGTTGCGTCTTATCGTTGGGCCCCGCGACAAGATGGCGGACCTGTCTCTGGACGAGCTCATACGGAAGCGCGGTGTGACGGTGAAAGGGAG gCTTAACACAAGGCCAGTGTTTGGAGGTGTAAGATCTCGCATTGGGATCCAGCAAAATCTTCTAAATAGATCATCATCAGCTGTCAGCTTCCAGCGGACATTTGATGCCCGGCAGAAGATAGGACTCACTGATGCCCGACACAAACTTGGGGTTAAAGATGCCCGTGAAAAACTGGTTCAAAAGGACGCTCGGTTCAAAATCAAAGGGAAGGTGCAGGATGCTCGAGAGATGTTGAATTCCCGTAAACAGCAAAGTGTTGCAGCTGAAAAGGTGACCAAAGTGGTGGATGCCAGAGAGAAGATCAGCTTAAAGAGGAGCGCTCCAGCTGCTATCAGCCCAACTATGGGGACAGTAAATCCAGCCATGAAAATCACCAAAACTATCCAA CAGAAAGCTCCAGTTCCTGGACACTCTCATCCAGCAGGCATGAGGATCAATGTGGTGAACAACCATACACACAAACAG GGTCTGTATGACATGGAAGATGATGATGAAAGTGTCTCTCCCCTTACTAGCAAACAGATGAAAATCACCACCACAAACAGTTTCCTGCACAACGCG ACTGGGCTGAGTGGCAATAAATTCTCTCTGTCCAAGACTGTTCCCCTGACTAAAGTGGTCCAGAATGATACATACACAGCTCCACCTGCACCTCCATCTCCTATGCGGACGAAGGCCTTGACAAACATGTCCCGGACCTTAGTGACAAAAGAGGAGCCTCCAAAAGAACCACCACCTGTTGAG CTGGCATTCAGTCCTTTGGAAGGCACAAAGATGACCGTAAACAATCTGCATCCTCGAGTCACAGAGGAAGACATTGTT GAGTTATTCTGTGTGTGTGGCGCTCTGAAGCGAGCTCGGCTGGTGCACCCTGGAGTGGCTGAGGTAGTATTTGTGAAGAAGGAAGACGCTATCACAGCATATAAGAAATACAACAACAGGTGCTTAGACG GTCAACCAATGAAATGCAATCTTCATATGAATGGGAATGTCATCACCTCAGACCAGCCTATATTGCT CCGATTGAGTGATAccccttcagtgaagaaggaaggggagccACGCCGGTCAAGTGCAAGCGCTGCCTCAAATCCCCCAGCTGAGGTGGACCCTGACACTATCTTGAAGGCACTCTTCAAATCCTCAGGGGTCTCTGCCTCTGTGCAGCCCACAGAATTCAAAATTAAACTCTGA